In Hallerella succinigenes, the following are encoded in one genomic region:
- a CDS encoding type II toxin-antitoxin system RelB/DinJ family antitoxin: MSTVAKNFRIDSRLNEQATDLFNRLGLSMSQAFSLFLQQAVLHRGLPFKIELPRYSTELIAAIEEAKELESNPHTKRNTDMDEMWADLDK; encoded by the coding sequence ATGAGTACAGTAGCAAAAAATTTCCGTATTGATTCCAGATTAAACGAACAGGCCACCGACTTGTTCAATCGCCTAGGACTTTCCATGTCGCAGGCATTTTCCCTTTTCTTGCAACAGGCGGTTTTGCACCGTGGCCTCCCTTTCAAGATAGAACTTCCTCGATATTCGACGGAGCTGATAGCCGCTATTGAAGAGGCTAAGGAATTAGAGTCAAATCCCCATACAAAACGAAATACAGACATGGACGAAATGTGGGCTGATTTAGACAAATGA
- a CDS encoding type II toxin-antitoxin system YafQ family toxin translates to MIYEVIWTSRFKKSYKRCQKRRLPMQELKDVVEKLRNDVPLEEKFQDHELSGIFSKTSTRP, encoded by the coding sequence ATGATATACGAAGTTATTTGGACTAGTCGCTTCAAGAAGTCTTACAAGCGTTGCCAAAAGAGAAGACTTCCGATGCAGGAACTGAAGGATGTCGTTGAAAAACTTCGCAACGATGTTCCTCTTGAAGAAAAATTTCAGGATCATGAATTGTCTGGAATCTTTTCTAAAACCTCCACACGTCCCTAG
- a CDS encoding transporter yields MFKKIALAVALVAATSFATWDYYKVPEAGKGQVKGQFKYDTDDPWSGWGINASARYVVIPNLELSLRGLGIASWEDDDSDADGFGITDFTFGVRYAIMPIVNVFVDMNLPIGDEDEGTYIGTDEWGFYFGGQFTSDQFLKNLTVGAEVGTYWGFEHNDYDPGLVLTTGVEAGYFIEQIGLTPFVGSEFKYKLTDDEYDPANKAAHWKDNQGDTQFNFWVGAAYGINDRMTVDAQIKFRSGDIDGDAFHTEANYTFSF; encoded by the coding sequence ATGTTCAAGAAAATCGCACTCGCTGTAGCACTCGTTGCTGCAACTAGCTTTGCTACCTGGGATTACTACAAAGTTCCGGAAGCCGGAAAAGGTCAGGTCAAGGGCCAGTTCAAGTACGACACCGACGATCCGTGGTCCGGCTGGGGCATCAATGCAAGCGCTCGCTACGTGGTGATTCCGAACTTGGAACTTTCTCTCCGCGGTCTCGGCATTGCTTCTTGGGAAGACGACGACTCTGACGCCGACGGCTTTGGCATCACGGACTTCACTTTCGGCGTCCGCTATGCGATTATGCCGATCGTCAACGTCTTTGTGGACATGAACCTCCCGATCGGTGACGAAGACGAAGGAACCTACATCGGTACGGATGAATGGGGTTTTTACTTCGGCGGTCAGTTCACTTCCGATCAGTTCCTCAAGAACTTGACCGTCGGTGCTGAAGTCGGCACTTATTGGGGCTTTGAACACAACGACTACGATCCGGGTCTCGTTCTTACAACCGGCGTGGAAGCTGGCTACTTCATCGAACAGATTGGTCTTACCCCGTTCGTCGGTTCTGAATTCAAGTACAAGCTTACGGATGACGAATACGATCCGGCTAACAAAGCAGCACACTGGAAAGACAACCAAGGTGACACTCAGTTTAACTTCTGGGTTGGCGCAGCTTACGGCATCAATGACCGTATGACGGTTGACGCTCAGATCAAATTCCGTTCTGGCGACATCGACGGTGATGCTTTCCACACCGAAGCTAACTATACCTTCAGCTTCTAA